A window of the Streptomyces griseochromogenes genome harbors these coding sequences:
- a CDS encoding SRPBCC family protein, translated as MSTLELHVDVGVPIDTAWENLHQVENYPHFVDGVRGARTEAGGRAHLEVDAGGRARDVEAEVSDRGERVMEWLSVGAPELAGSFSLQPLDKNHTRIQARLEYDPGSVRDTFGGPKGFAQTNAIERLVRSDLEHFKEYVERG; from the coding sequence ATGAGCACCCTCGAACTTCACGTCGATGTCGGAGTTCCGATCGACACTGCCTGGGAGAATCTTCACCAGGTGGAGAACTATCCGCACTTCGTAGACGGAGTGCGGGGCGCGCGTACGGAGGCGGGGGGCCGAGCGCATCTGGAGGTCGACGCGGGCGGCCGGGCCCGGGACGTCGAGGCCGAGGTTTCCGACCGCGGCGAGCGCGTGATGGAGTGGCTCAGCGTGGGCGCCCCAGAGCTGGCGGGTTCCTTTTCGCTTCAGCCGCTCGACAAGAATCACACCCGCATCCAGGCCCGGCTGGAGTACGACCCCGGCAGCGTCCGGGACACCTTCGGCGGGCCGAAGGGGTTCGCCCAGACGAACGCGATCGAGCGGCTCGTCCGCAGCGATCTGGAGCACTTCAAGGAGTACGTGGAACGAGGGTGA
- a CDS encoding S8 family serine peptidase — translation MFLSQLFQGEPILEAVAQNETRINKQLNNEFAPVNTLQRALLVWDPDSLPRFGADGDYGDETASAVTRFKQDVLVVPADELIADVGPRTVWRLDEISYGAQDHPQTPFVPKVIVKLRDESAAQIPYEDNAQEFLPPEDRTAWDMAAGAFPDLSLTLNRALPGVDPEAVRQWLSENEAAHGTPSQQLLSFYVIPLPADSSEQVASAVDALPFVEHAYVEQEVIPASVTADDPLIVGQGYLGAAPFGVDGLHTWALPFTDGSQVRFVDVEWGWQLTHEDLIDTNGVNRVGILPTGTVSTDSALVNHGTNTLGIVMATDNEKGILGLAPNVKASVAPVETPAGTDAVAAALAVVGTIPGIGAGSVVLIEQQDAQHLPIETDLFIRLAIQELTRKRITVIEPAGNGLGAGNDLDTFVAPGHLFDSGRIFDRNDTTGAFFESGAVMVAAATSQHPHQRMRFPVAQPQASNHGNRIDCYAWGENILTTASLLDPVSNQPYRTNFGGTSGAAAIVAGVAVVLQNIRRSVQGDFLAPEQLRALLSDRSHNTGPAPADDGRIGVMPNLAELEQAVRTL, via the coding sequence ATGTTTCTGTCACAGCTGTTCCAGGGCGAGCCGATCCTTGAGGCCGTTGCCCAGAACGAGACCAGGATCAACAAACAGCTCAACAATGAGTTCGCCCCCGTCAACACGCTGCAGCGCGCGCTGCTCGTCTGGGACCCCGACAGCCTGCCGCGATTCGGTGCCGACGGCGACTACGGCGACGAGACTGCCTCCGCCGTCACCCGGTTCAAGCAGGACGTCCTCGTCGTGCCCGCCGACGAACTGATCGCCGACGTGGGCCCGCGAACGGTCTGGCGCCTGGACGAGATCTCCTATGGAGCGCAGGACCATCCACAGACACCGTTCGTGCCCAAGGTGATCGTCAAACTCCGCGACGAATCGGCCGCCCAGATCCCCTACGAGGACAACGCTCAGGAGTTCCTCCCACCCGAGGACCGCACAGCGTGGGACATGGCCGCCGGCGCCTTCCCGGACCTGTCCCTCACGCTCAACCGAGCGCTGCCGGGTGTCGACCCTGAGGCAGTACGGCAATGGTTGAGCGAAAACGAGGCAGCGCACGGGACGCCGTCCCAGCAACTGCTTTCCTTCTACGTGATCCCGCTGCCCGCCGATTCGAGTGAGCAGGTCGCCTCAGCCGTGGACGCCCTGCCTTTCGTCGAACACGCCTACGTCGAGCAGGAGGTGATCCCGGCCTCGGTCACGGCGGACGACCCCCTGATCGTGGGGCAGGGTTACCTGGGCGCGGCGCCGTTCGGGGTCGACGGGCTGCACACCTGGGCACTGCCGTTCACGGACGGCAGCCAGGTTCGTTTCGTCGATGTCGAGTGGGGTTGGCAGCTCACCCACGAGGACCTCATCGACACGAACGGGGTCAACCGCGTCGGCATTCTCCCCACCGGGACCGTGTCCACCGACTCGGCTCTGGTGAACCACGGGACGAACACGCTCGGGATCGTGATGGCGACCGACAACGAGAAGGGAATCCTCGGGCTGGCACCGAACGTCAAGGCGTCCGTCGCACCGGTGGAGACCCCGGCCGGTACCGACGCGGTCGCAGCGGCTCTGGCCGTGGTGGGCACGATCCCCGGTATCGGAGCCGGGAGCGTCGTCCTGATCGAGCAGCAGGACGCGCAGCACCTGCCGATCGAGACAGACCTGTTCATCCGCCTGGCCATACAGGAGCTGACAAGGAAACGCATCACGGTCATCGAGCCCGCAGGCAACGGGTTGGGCGCCGGCAACGACCTCGACACCTTCGTGGCGCCGGGACATCTCTTCGATTCGGGCCGGATCTTCGACCGTAACGACACCACCGGCGCCTTCTTCGAGAGCGGTGCCGTCATGGTGGCAGCGGCGACTTCCCAACACCCGCACCAGCGCATGCGCTTTCCCGTTGCCCAACCCCAGGCCTCGAACCACGGCAACCGGATCGACTGCTATGCGTGGGGCGAGAACATCCTGACGACTGCCTCGCTACTGGATCCTGTGTCGAACCAGCCGTACCGTACGAACTTCGGCGGCACATCGGGGGCAGCAGCGATCGTGGCCGGGGTCGCCGTCGTACTGCAGAACATTCGACGCTCGGTTCAGGGCGACTTCCTGGCACCTGAACAGCTTCGTGCGCTGCTGAGCGACCGCAGCCACAACACCGGGCCCGCACCCGCGGACGACGGCCGGATCGGCGTCATGCCCAACCTTGCCGAACTCGAACAGGCCGTTCGGACGCTCTGA
- a CDS encoding helix-turn-helix domain-containing protein, producing MRRAAPRLHWRPDPARRQPAPALCRPGCRPLHGAFTASGASVMEHVRRRRLERARADLLSTTWTVSEIAARRHFTDSSHFIRACRKRYGETPTASRRSQQAVAHYTPPNGPVSRPAESRLDGCDAAPVYRETARRSPPQEPCRS from the coding sequence ATGAGGCGGGCAGCGCCTCGACTTCACTGGCGGCCTGATCCAGCTCGGCGGCAACCGGCTCCAGCGCTGTGTAGACCGGGTTGCCGCCCCCTTCACGGCGCCTTCACCGCCAGCGGAGCCTCGGTCATGGAGCATGTCCGCCGGCGACGACTCGAACGAGCACGAGCCGACCTGCTCTCCACCACATGGACGGTCTCGGAGATCGCCGCCCGCCGGCACTTCACCGACAGCAGCCACTTCATCAGGGCCTGCAGGAAGCGATACGGCGAGACACCGACCGCCTCGCGCCGTAGCCAACAAGCCGTCGCGCACTACACGCCGCCCAACGGGCCGGTGTCCCGCCCCGCCGAAAGTCGGCTCGATGGATGCGACGCCGCCCCCGTGTACCGAGAGACCGCACGTCGAAGCCCCCCGCAGGAGCCATGCCGCTCGTAG
- a CDS encoding LUD domain-containing protein — MNDFQEIADRVEIEALRGEFTDAAMMRDRARLAALFTPDGVLRMPNVPVELIGREEIRTGGERLQSQWDFFVQNSHPGTIRIDGDTATGRTYIQEIARVLDGRSGLNFAIYHDTYRRTPEGWKFAERVYEVRYVDTTPLRGSAPGPDAKAHDFGKAGDVGRAPGAGEADVSATGVADDFTAPASAERLDRAIAALRANGFTAELLDDAAAARARIRDLIPEGAGVFTGASETLRLSGVAEDIEAGDRYQAVRPRVLKMDRATESDQIRQLVATPDVFVASVAAVTETGSLVIASGSGSQLPASAGGAARAIWVVGAQKVVPDLSTALRRVEEHALRLETERAQAVYGQPSAINRLLVLNAEPQPGRGIVLLLREAIGF, encoded by the coding sequence ATGAACGACTTCCAGGAGATCGCCGACCGCGTCGAGATCGAGGCGTTGCGCGGCGAGTTCACCGACGCGGCGATGATGCGCGACCGTGCCCGCCTCGCCGCGTTGTTCACCCCCGACGGCGTTCTGCGCATGCCCAACGTCCCGGTCGAGCTCATCGGCCGGGAGGAGATCCGGACCGGAGGCGAACGCCTGCAGAGCCAGTGGGACTTCTTCGTGCAGAACAGCCACCCGGGAACGATCCGGATCGACGGCGACACCGCCACCGGTCGCACCTACATACAGGAGATCGCGCGCGTGCTGGACGGCCGCTCGGGCCTGAACTTCGCCATCTACCACGACACTTACCGTCGTACGCCGGAGGGATGGAAGTTCGCCGAGCGTGTCTACGAGGTCAGGTACGTCGACACCACCCCGCTGAGGGGTTCGGCGCCCGGCCCCGACGCCAAGGCGCACGACTTCGGTAAGGCCGGGGACGTTGGTCGGGCACCGGGTGCCGGTGAGGCGGACGTGTCGGCCACGGGGGTGGCTGACGACTTCACCGCACCGGCGTCCGCCGAACGGCTGGACCGGGCGATCGCGGCGCTGCGGGCGAACGGCTTCACCGCCGAACTGCTCGACGACGCCGCGGCGGCCCGCGCCCGCATCAGGGACCTGATCCCGGAGGGCGCGGGCGTTTTCACCGGGGCCAGCGAGACGCTTCGGCTCTCCGGCGTTGCGGAGGACATCGAGGCGGGCGACCGTTACCAGGCCGTTCGGCCGCGCGTGCTGAAGATGGACCGCGCCACCGAGTCCGACCAGATCCGCCAGCTGGTGGCCACGCCCGATGTCTTCGTCGCCAGCGTCGCGGCCGTCACCGAGACGGGCTCGCTTGTCATCGCCTCGGGCAGCGGCAGCCAACTGCCCGCCTCCGCCGGCGGCGCCGCCAGGGCGATCTGGGTCGTCGGGGCGCAGAAGGTGGTGCCCGACCTGAGTACCGCACTTCGCCGGGTCGAGGAGCACGCCCTCCGCCTGGAGACCGAGCGCGCCCAGGCGGTCTACGGGCAGCCGAGCGCCATCAACCGACTGCTCGTCCTCAACGCCGAGCCGCAGCCCGGGCGCGGCATCGTCCTGCTGCTGCGCGAGGCCATCGGATTCTGA
- the sigJ gene encoding RNA polymerase sigma factor SigJ, with protein sequence MSTPSEQTQRQADEQRYPGLSAITSERRQLLNLAYRLLGSLADAEDVVQETYTRWYAMSQAEQEAIESSGAWLSKVASRICLNLLGSARARREAYVGAWIPEPLPDPAEWIAGAAGGAGVDPADRITLDESVTMAFLVVFESMTPAERVAFVLHDVFRYPFAEVAEIVGRSPAACRQLASSARRRITAARAEASPNAARQASVVRRFKAAWETQDIEALIGLLDPGATAISDGGGRAIAHLLPIEGAEQIAHLYLTIARLAPPRTILERTVNGLPGLAIESGGRIETVFSFNVADDDRITHIWAVRNPDKLRPWGPS encoded by the coding sequence ATGAGTACTCCGTCGGAACAGACACAGCGGCAGGCAGACGAGCAGCGGTACCCGGGCCTGAGCGCGATCACGAGCGAGCGGCGACAGCTGCTCAATCTCGCCTACCGGTTGCTCGGGTCCCTGGCCGACGCGGAGGACGTCGTCCAGGAGACCTACACCCGCTGGTACGCGATGTCCCAGGCGGAGCAGGAGGCCATCGAGTCCTCGGGCGCCTGGCTGTCGAAGGTGGCCAGCCGCATCTGCCTGAACCTGCTCGGTTCGGCGCGCGCTCGGCGGGAGGCCTACGTCGGCGCGTGGATCCCGGAGCCGCTGCCCGACCCGGCCGAGTGGATCGCCGGGGCGGCAGGCGGCGCCGGCGTGGACCCAGCCGACCGGATCACCCTCGACGAGTCGGTGACCATGGCCTTCCTGGTCGTGTTCGAGTCCATGACCCCGGCCGAGCGCGTCGCGTTCGTGCTGCACGACGTCTTCCGCTACCCGTTCGCCGAGGTGGCCGAGATCGTCGGCCGCAGCCCGGCGGCGTGCCGTCAGCTGGCGTCCTCGGCCCGCCGCCGCATCACCGCCGCGCGGGCCGAGGCGAGCCCGAACGCGGCCCGGCAGGCGAGCGTCGTCCGGCGTTTCAAGGCGGCTTGGGAGACGCAGGACATCGAGGCCCTGATCGGCCTCCTCGACCCGGGCGCCACCGCGATCTCCGACGGCGGCGGCCGCGCCATCGCCCACCTGCTGCCGATCGAGGGCGCCGAGCAGATCGCCCACCTCTACCTGACGATCGCCCGGCTCGCGCCGCCCCGGACGATCCTCGAGCGCACGGTCAACGGGCTGCCGGGCCTGGCGATCGAGTCCGGGGGCCGGATCGAGACGGTGTTCTCGTTCAACGTCGCCGACGACGACCGGATCACGCACATCTGGGCGGTACGCAACCCGGACAAGCTCCGCCCATGGGGGCCGTCCTGA
- a CDS encoding ABC transporter ATP-binding protein, which translates to MGDAVVSAGEPVLRIRDVCKSYRHRPVLRGVSLDLRAGQLAGIVGENGAGKSTLLRILVGDLAADSGVVERTGLLGSCPQDAVLHQAFSVDQHLRFFQAAYGLGSLDRAFELLEQLHFSSYRNERVAALSGGTRQKLNLVLALMHDPQVLLLDEPYQGFDWETYLRFWDLAAALRDRGCAVLVVSHLAYDASRLDTLYRLQAGVLHETEQTGSEVVSV; encoded by the coding sequence ATGGGGGATGCAGTGGTGTCGGCCGGCGAGCCGGTGTTGCGGATTCGGGATGTATGCAAGAGCTACCGGCACCGTCCTGTCCTGCGGGGTGTGTCGCTGGATCTCCGTGCGGGCCAGTTGGCGGGCATCGTCGGCGAGAACGGTGCCGGCAAGAGCACCCTGCTGCGCATTCTGGTCGGGGATCTCGCCGCGGACAGCGGCGTGGTGGAGCGGACGGGCCTGCTGGGCAGCTGCCCGCAGGACGCGGTGCTCCATCAAGCCTTCTCCGTTGACCAGCATCTGAGGTTCTTCCAGGCCGCTTACGGCCTGGGCAGCCTGGACAGAGCTTTCGAGCTGCTGGAGCAGTTGCATTTCAGCAGCTACCGGAACGAGCGGGTGGCAGCGCTCAGCGGCGGCACGCGCCAGAAGCTCAACCTGGTCCTGGCTTTGATGCACGATCCCCAGGTGCTGCTCTTGGACGAGCCGTATCAGGGCTTCGACTGGGAGACCTATCTGCGGTTCTGGGACCTGGCAGCGGCCTTGCGAGACCGGGGCTGCGCGGTGCTGGTGGTCTCGCACCTCGCCTACGACGCCTCCCGCCTGGACACCCTGTACCGCCTTCAGGCAGGAGTGCTGCACGAGACGGAGCAGACGGGATCGGAGGTGGTGTCGGTATGA
- a CDS encoding wax ester/triacylglycerol synthase domain-containing protein, whose amino-acid sequence MSRFLDPSPADLVMVKAERLADHPDANSTVGAVLHLTGAVPALAALREHVTARLAGLPCLRHVLTGDGPTARWMPAVPDMARHVRDQQVAGEPEALEAAVRLLLREPWTEGAPSWRMILLHGHAPDGFALLYLTHHAVQDGANVVTVLEALFGPRLLPGQFSVLTRDVSPTPRPRLHQALRSTVTLLRHARQHHLWQSASHPLSSRRHTLWAQVPSAALRTAARVGGASTNDVYLTAVVHAITQWAEEAWPRAADVSVPVMVPVNLRTPDETAAPGNRLFLTRIDLPGGTMPVGRRLERTRAVTPALKSAGHKAVLRAALTRLPWWLFQRLVAASTVPGRLTVCASYVVVRQRLHYGEAAVHHIAPIICCPPGVPMAAVAVSYGDTTSACFRIDQALPAADSLPAHWRQALADLAATAPPTPGSDPAPAGRTPAEPATPAVRALVTWLARRSTAAGARRR is encoded by the coding sequence ATGAGCCGGTTCCTGGATCCCAGCCCTGCCGATCTGGTCATGGTCAAGGCTGAACGGCTCGCGGACCATCCGGACGCCAACTCGACGGTCGGGGCGGTGCTGCACCTGACCGGCGCCGTGCCCGCTCTGGCCGCTCTGCGCGAGCACGTAACCGCGCGCCTTGCCGGCCTTCCCTGTTTGAGGCATGTCCTGACCGGCGACGGGCCGACGGCACGGTGGATGCCTGCCGTCCCGGACATGGCCCGGCATGTTCGCGATCAGCAGGTGGCCGGTGAGCCGGAGGCTCTTGAGGCAGCGGTGCGGCTCCTCCTGCGAGAGCCTTGGACCGAGGGGGCCCCGTCCTGGCGCATGATCCTCCTGCACGGTCACGCGCCCGACGGGTTCGCTCTGCTGTATCTCACCCATCATGCCGTCCAGGACGGCGCCAACGTCGTCACGGTCCTGGAGGCGCTGTTCGGGCCGCGGCTGCTGCCGGGACAGTTCTCAGTGCTCACCCGGGACGTCTCCCCAACCCCTCGGCCCCGCCTTCACCAAGCCCTGCGCAGCACCGTGACCCTGCTGCGCCACGCGCGCCAGCACCACTTGTGGCAGTCCGCCTCGCATCCGCTGTCCAGCCGCCGTCACACGCTGTGGGCCCAGGTGCCCTCCGCTGCCTTGCGCACCGCGGCCCGCGTCGGCGGAGCCAGCACCAACGACGTCTATCTCACCGCCGTGGTGCACGCGATCACCCAGTGGGCCGAAGAGGCTTGGCCCCGCGCCGCCGACGTGTCGGTTCCCGTGATGGTTCCCGTCAACCTGCGCACGCCCGACGAAACAGCGGCACCCGGCAACCGGCTGTTCCTCACCCGGATCGACCTGCCCGGCGGCACCATGCCTGTGGGCCGACGGCTGGAGCGCACGCGGGCCGTCACCCCTGCCCTGAAGTCCGCCGGACACAAGGCGGTGCTCCGAGCGGCTCTCACCCGCCTTCCCTGGTGGCTGTTCCAGCGACTTGTGGCCGCGAGTACCGTCCCGGGTCGGCTTACCGTCTGCGCCTCGTATGTCGTGGTGCGTCAGCGTCTGCACTACGGCGAGGCGGCAGTGCACCACATCGCCCCCATCATCTGCTGCCCGCCTGGCGTCCCCATGGCCGCTGTGGCGGTCAGTTACGGGGACACGACCAGCGCATGCTTCCGTATCGACCAAGCCCTCCCTGCCGCCGACAGCCTTCCCGCGCACTGGCGCCAGGCACTGGCGGACCTGGCGGCCACAGCCCCTCCAACCCCGGGTTCCGATCCCGCGCCCGCGGGACGCACACCGGCCGAACCTGCCACGCCTGCCGTGCGCGCGCTGGTCACATGGCTCGCTCGACGCTCCACAGCGGCAGGTGCTCGAAGAAGGTGA
- a CDS encoding polyprenyl synthetase family protein, with protein MTQQVLDRVAGYERRFNTLFEEYFDTLSAGVDAPSFSRFTPECVQLLRELSLRGGKRMRVVLLHEAARLVTAEPVEGLDAAALSIELLQTHGLVHDDLIDDSPTRRGGPSTCYAYRERFPGHPQTALGLTVLAGDLALALSLRVLLDAQLPAAVRQAMVEVQTRAAADTFVGQIIDLERDFTATAGEEILHCVADYKSARYSILAPMQLGLLAAGERPDLFMQELRDYARLVGICGQMRDDYLDLFGDAAIMGKPTGTDIRDGKHSYTVSALLSAVSDTERVAVRAALGDRSCTPETVAAVREIGENRGVTVRMQADMRRYAEQASAVAAGWRSRWREEAVTFFEHLPLWSVERAM; from the coding sequence ATGACCCAGCAGGTTCTCGATCGTGTCGCCGGGTACGAGCGCCGGTTCAACACGCTCTTCGAGGAGTATTTCGACACGTTGAGCGCCGGGGTCGATGCGCCGTCGTTCAGCCGTTTCACGCCGGAGTGCGTGCAGTTGCTGCGGGAATTGTCCTTGCGGGGCGGCAAGCGGATGCGGGTCGTTCTGCTGCATGAGGCAGCTCGTCTGGTAACTGCCGAGCCGGTCGAAGGACTGGATGCCGCGGCGCTGAGCATCGAGCTGCTGCAGACCCACGGCCTTGTGCACGACGACCTCATCGACGACAGCCCCACCCGCCGCGGCGGCCCTTCCACCTGCTACGCCTACCGTGAACGGTTCCCCGGCCACCCGCAGACGGCACTTGGGCTCACCGTGCTCGCGGGCGACCTCGCACTCGCCCTGTCCCTGCGGGTACTGCTGGATGCGCAGCTGCCTGCCGCGGTGCGGCAGGCCATGGTCGAGGTGCAGACACGGGCGGCGGCCGACACGTTCGTGGGCCAGATCATCGACCTGGAACGCGATTTCACCGCCACCGCAGGCGAGGAGATCTTGCACTGCGTGGCCGACTACAAGTCCGCCCGCTACTCGATCCTCGCGCCCATGCAGCTCGGACTCCTGGCCGCGGGTGAGCGACCGGACCTCTTCATGCAGGAGCTGCGCGACTACGCGCGGCTGGTGGGGATCTGCGGGCAGATGCGCGATGACTATCTGGACCTGTTCGGGGACGCGGCCATCATGGGCAAGCCGACCGGCACCGACATCCGCGACGGGAAGCACAGCTACACCGTCAGCGCCCTGCTGTCCGCCGTCTCAGACACCGAGCGTGTGGCGGTGCGGGCCGCGCTCGGTGACCGGTCTTGCACGCCGGAAACCGTCGCCGCCGTCCGGGAGATCGGGGAGAACCGTGGTGTGACGGTCAGGATGCAGGCGGACATGCGGCGCTATGCCGAGCAGGCTTCCGCGGTGGCCGCCGGCTGGCGGTCACGGTGGCGTGAGGAGGCGGTCACCTTCTTCGAGCACCTGCCGCTGTGGAGCGTCGAGCGAGCCATGTGA
- a CDS encoding polyprenyl synthetase family protein, with product MTSGVVDAQAIDLRAVQRQVDAALEDFLAEKTRAAADRGHPPEVVQTVRDFLAAGGKRIRALLCVVGWHAAGGDGDATSAVRVAASLELFVAFALIHDDIMDDSASRRGRPAVHRVMRARLGEDERAERLGAGGALLVGNLALMWAQELLHTARLEPGRQRLVHGLFDAMLEEVMYGQYLDVMGTGRGADDVEAALRIIHYKTATATIERPLQLGAAVAGAGEATMDVFTRLGLPLGEAFQLRDDLLDVFGSPGGACAPGLSDLREGKRTVLLALGLQRGDEVQRERLHHLVGRPDLGEREAADVRTILQDTGAREHTERMIAARYNQVLQVLDGAGFPQAADHALRGLAVTATRYTS from the coding sequence GTGACTTCGGGTGTGGTCGACGCGCAAGCGATCGATCTGCGCGCGGTGCAGCGCCAGGTAGATGCAGCGCTTGAGGATTTCCTTGCCGAAAAGACCCGCGCGGCGGCGGACCGGGGGCATCCGCCAGAGGTGGTGCAGACCGTGCGGGACTTCTTGGCAGCCGGCGGGAAGCGGATCCGGGCGTTGCTGTGTGTGGTGGGCTGGCATGCTGCAGGCGGAGACGGGGATGCGACGTCGGCGGTGCGTGTGGCGGCGTCGTTGGAGCTGTTCGTGGCCTTTGCCCTCATCCACGACGACATCATGGACGACTCGGCCAGCCGCCGGGGCCGTCCCGCGGTCCACCGCGTGATGCGTGCCCGGCTGGGGGAGGACGAGCGGGCTGAGCGGCTGGGTGCGGGCGGCGCGCTGCTGGTGGGGAACCTCGCGTTGATGTGGGCACAGGAGTTACTGCATACCGCTCGGTTGGAGCCGGGGCGGCAGCGGCTGGTGCATGGGCTGTTTGACGCGATGCTGGAAGAGGTGATGTACGGCCAGTACCTGGATGTGATGGGTACCGGCCGTGGCGCTGACGACGTCGAGGCAGCCTTGCGGATCATCCACTACAAGACCGCCACCGCGACCATCGAGCGGCCTCTTCAACTGGGGGCGGCTGTGGCCGGGGCCGGTGAGGCCACGATGGATGTCTTCACACGGCTGGGCCTGCCGCTGGGTGAGGCGTTCCAACTGCGGGATGATCTGCTGGACGTGTTCGGCAGTCCGGGCGGCGCGTGCGCGCCGGGTCTGAGCGATCTCCGGGAGGGCAAGCGGACTGTTCTGCTGGCGCTGGGTCTGCAGCGCGGCGACGAAGTCCAGCGGGAGCGGCTCCATCACCTCGTGGGCCGGCCCGACCTGGGGGAGCGCGAAGCGGCCGACGTACGGACGATCCTGCAGGACACCGGGGCACGGGAGCACACTGAGCGGATGATCGCTGCCCGCTACAATCAAGTGCTGCAGGTCCTGGACGGGGCTGGCTTCCCGCAGGCCGCGGACCACGCTCTGCGCGGCCTGGCGGTCACCGCAACCCGGTACACCTCCTGA
- a CDS encoding IS5 family transposase (programmed frameshift), with product MGKRQSRPWIVSDELWALIEPLLPKPGPKPVEGRPRVPDRQALCGILFVLHTGIQWEYLPQELGFGSGMTCWRRLAAWNEAGMWDQLHMLLLKKLRSAKKLDWSRAVIDSSHVRAARKGPKSGPSPVDRARPGSKHHVVTDAQGIPLAVSLTGGNHNDVTQLLPLLDKVPPVAGVVGRPRHRPDALLADRGYDHDKYRRLLWQRGIRPVIARRGEPHGSGLGIFRYVVERTIAWQHGFRRLRIRWERRDNIHEAFLGLATCLITYRHVHRLC from the exons GTGGGGAAACGTCAGTCGCGGCCGTGGATCGTGTCGGATGAACTGTGGGCCCTGATCGAGCCGTTGCTGCCCAAGCCGGGGCCGAAGCCGGTCGAGGGACGGCCGAGGGTGCCGGACCGGCAGGCGTTGTGCGGAATCCTGTTCGTGCTGCATACCGGCATCCAGTGGGAGTACCTGCCCCAGGAGCTGGGCTTCGGTTCGGGCATGACCTGCTGGCGGCGGCTGGCCGCGTGGAACGAGGCCGGGATGTGGGACCAGTTGCATATGCTGCTGTTAAAGAAGCTGCGGTCGGCGAAGAAGCTGGACTGGTCCCGGGCGGTGATCGACTCCTCCCATGTGCGGGCGGCCCGCA AGGGGCCCAAAAGCGGTCCCAGCCCGGTCGATCGCGCACGGCCGGGCAGCAAGCACCACGTCGTCACCGACGCCCAGGGCATCCCGCTCGCGGTGTCGCTGACCGGCGGCAACCACAACGACGTCACTCAACTCCTGCCCCTGCTCGACAAGGTCCCCCCTGTCGCCGGGGTTGTCGGCCGGCCCCGGCACCGGCCCGACGCACTTCTCGCCGACCGCGGTTACGACCACGACAAGTACCGGCGCCTGCTGTGGCAGCGCGGCATCCGTCCCGTGATCGCGAGGCGAGGCGAGCCACACGGCTCCGGCCTGGGCATCTTCCGATACGTCGTCGAACGGACGATCGCCTGGCAGCACGGCTTCCGCCGCCTGCGCATCCGGTGGGAGCGACGGGACAACATCCATGAAGCCTTCCTCGGGCTCGCTACATGTCTCATCACCTACCGACACGTCCACCGCCTTTGTTAG
- a CDS encoding IS5 family transposase (programmed frameshift), whose protein sequence is MVERLVPDELWELFQRVVPEAPSRPQGGGRRRHGDREVLAAIVFVATSGCTWQQLPSASFGLSGPTAHRRFAEWSKARVWAKLHRLVLDELGSRGELDWSRCAIDSVNMRALKGDLTGPNPVDRGKYGSKIHLITERTGLPLSVGISGANLHDSQALEPLVRGIPPIRSRRGPRRRRPAKLHGDKGYDYNHLRRWLRSRGIRHRIARKGIEPSTRLGRHRWTIERTMAWLAGCRRLHRRYERKAEHFLAFTSIACTLICYRRLTK, encoded by the exons ATCGTTGAGCGGCTTGTGCCGGATGAGCTGTGGGAGTTGTTCCAGCGAGTGGTTCCGGAGGCGCCGAGTCGGCCTCAGGGTGGTGGCCGGCGCCGGCACGGCGACCGGGAGGTGTTGGCTGCGATCGTGTTCGTGGCCACGTCGGGCTGCACGTGGCAGCAACTGCCGTCCGCCTCGTTCGGGCTTTCAGGGCCCACGGCTCACCGGCGCTTCGCCGAGTGGTCGAAGGCCCGGGTGTGGGCGAAGCTCCATCGCCTGGTCCTCGACGAACTCGGCTCTCGCGGTGAACTGGACTGGTCTCGCTGCGCGATCGACTCGGTGAACATGCGAGCCCTG AAAGGGGACCTGACAGGTCCGAATCCGGTGGATCGTGGCAAGTACGGTTCAAAGATCCACTTGATCACCGAGCGTACCGGGCTGCCCCTGTCCGTCGGGATATCCGGTGCCAACCTGCACGACAGCCAGGCCCTCGAACCGCTCGTGCGAGGCATCCCACCCATTCGCTCCCGGCGCGGACCGCGCCGACGACGGCCCGCCAAACTCCACGGCGACAAAGGCTACGACTACAACCACCTGCGCCGATGGTTACGCAGCCGCGGCATCCGACATCGCATCGCCCGCAAAGGCATCGAGCCCTCCACACGGCTGGGCCGCCACCGCTGGACGATCGAACGCACCATGGCCTGGCTCGCCGGATGCCGCCGCCTCCACCGCCGCTACGAACGCAAAGCCGAACACTTCCTGGCCTTCACCAGCATCGCCTGCACCCTCATCTGCTACCGCAGACTCACCAAATGA